The window CGAGTCGCTGGACTCGGGCTTTCACCGGCCCGAGTTGCGCTCCGCACGCTGCGGTCCCTACGAGGGCTTACAGACTGATGATTCTCACCGGAGACAGCGTGATTACAGCGAATGCTACGGGCTTGACTTCTACCGTTTCTCCGTGCATAATCACTGACGTTTCTTTTGTTAATAGGCGATGAATTTGAACTCGACTGTCTCGAAGGTTGCATCACCACGATTGGTGATTCGTCGTGTATAAATATCCGGTGGCTGACTTGATTTGGATTTTTGGAGTGCAGAAGCCCTTTCAGTTGCAAAGCTTCGAGGATCTGTTTCAAGGTCTCTAAATCTTTTGACGGCTCTACAATGCCCCTCACCTTAAATCTCTTCTCAATTTCACCGTAGACTGACACAGGCTGTTTAGGTTCTGGGAAAATGTCCCCTGAATCAAAGAAGCTTTTGCGGTGCTGAGCCTTCCATGTAGACGGAGAATTGAAGTTGGCCCTGTTTGATGCTTTATACAGTTCAGCCTTGCCAGCATTCTTTGATAAATGGTCCCTTGGATCTGCATAATGGGCAGCCATTGGCGCATTGTCGAAAAGGGATATACTTGGCTGCTCGGTGATGAATCGGGAGTGAAACAGATCTCTAGAGGCTCTCGATTCGGACGCGGATCTCCTCAGCTCAGGCTTCTTTTCGGTTTCAAAGTCGGATGAATTGGGCAATGGCTCCAGACCCATGAGCCTAGCTATGACACTGGGAGACCGGTTCTGGCACCCATCGGACGTATCACTTCCGATGCTGTAGCATCGACTCTCCGTTGACAGAATTGAGGCGGAAGTGCGGATCTTCTTGGGATGGAGGCCTCCCATAGCGTCTGTAGTAGCTCTACTATCGAGCGAAAGCCTCGGGGCTTCTTTGTTGAACTTCCACGAGGACTTGTTGCCTTCTTTCAAATTGAATATAGGAAGAAGAAGAGGTGATTTAGGGGGCAACTCAACCACCTCCGGCGCCACCACCCGCTCCGCCGGTTCCGGACTTGGCATTCTAAATTCCGTAGAAATGGCCGGTGACTCGGGAAGTGATATCTCAGGATCCGAAACCGTACCAACAGCCTAGAAATAGCTAAAAATTACTATGCATATAACGAAACTTCATTAAAGACAGAAACTTTACAGAGAACAAAATCATACCGGGGAACAAAGGAGGCGCTTGGTGGAAGAGAGACGGTTGCGATCAAAGAGCTGGAAGAATCCAGCCATGCAACCCATTTGCCTCTGCACCTGTTTCTCCAGATTCTGCTCATTCCCGGAGCCCATCATCATTAGCCGATGGTTGACGTCACTTCCCGGCAACCCTTGAGCCTCTCAGAAACACCCAACTCTCTTTATCCAGTGAAGTTAACGTCAAATTTGGATTCAGATTCAGTCCCTTCTCTGGTTTTTATTTCTACTTTTGCTTTTTTATCTGTTGAGAACTAACTCCCGCTTTCTGCTCTTTTAAAGGTTGGACTGAGTAAATGGGTGGGAGGAGTGACACTGGGTTTTGCTAGTGTCACCCGTGGGTTAATTGTTTCGAAATGACATCTGTGCTGTCACCTGCAGGTTACCTcgtctttaaaaaaaattaaatatcgcCAATCCAATTACATACGGTCACATattactcaaattaaaactaaactatCACATGATCGTTGATATGTGCTGTGAGTTTTAAAGTAAATACGGTGTAAACACGTTTATTATGTATAAGTACTTTTTTGGAACGCGATATGtgtattaaaattaatttttttaagaaaaaattagAGATCCTATTAAAATGTTAAACTACAtagatttatataataattttatggTGTTTTACAATAATTTTTGTATAATAACGGATTCGGTTATTTACCGTTATATAAACTCGGAGATTTGTAGAGTTTTATATgccaataaatttataataacGCGAATTTCAAGTTGgttcgaaaaatattttgatttatattagAAACTAATCACAAGATGGTTCAATTATTTGGAACTTCGGAGTGTTTGTGGAAAGAAATAAGTTATGATGTTGcagtaacaataaaaatatagcaTTTGAACTGTTATATCATAcattatttatgaaaaattattatttttatttctcatTTGGGGTTAGATTAAGTCGATCTGTATCACATATTGAAATATATAAGATGAGCAAATTAAGATAATTAATATTTCCAAATCTTCTAAGTCCATAGAAacagagaatttttttttttaaaatatcaaatatgtAGAACATGTGCGCGGTTTGCTTTGAACTTTAATTTTTTAGAGCCACGGTTGTAGCGTAAGATGAGTCTCATATCCATCATAATTTTTGACATGCACGAAACGATATGTATTTTAAAGTGTTTTTTACATAATTGAATattacatttaaaatataattacaaacaTTTGAGGGTATATTTATCCAAAATAATTTATTGATACTAAGTTATATACTAAATCGTAGAAACTCTTATTCTTTTTTTCCAAATGAAAAACCAAATATTTACTGGTTTTAAAAGATTAGTTAAGTGCTAAATTTGACAGCTTCAATGGTACATAACCGTGGGTAGCAGACTAGCAGCTGCCCACATTAATTACTGCTGGCCTCAAATTTATATtccaatataatattttaatttattaattaacgCCAACAACTGGAGAGCTTTGTATACCTAGCTAGTTTCCTTAATTTGTGATTacattaattatatttgaaagcTCAGTTTCAGAATGTTGGTATATGACATTCCAAACACACACTGGGAACCTAGAAGCAACTTAGTTATTCCAGCAATAGCcagaaaaatatttgaattcatTCTTTCACTAAAACACCAAAATTATTACAACACGATCTTGTAATAATTATAATGTTCGAAAGATGAACAAGTCAAGAAAATGTAAggtgaaaaatataatttatggaTGAATTTTTTAGATATAAATTCAATCATATATTTAACCAAATCTACATTATTATAAGTTGAATATCGATGTTATATAAGACTGAATAAAGGAAGtagctttaaaaaaattaaattgcaCCGATAATGTCAAGGAAATTGAAATATGACATGTTTCCAGAAGTTGTCATAGAAcataacatgttcattcatatgtAAAGTTTGGtattgtaatgcccagaaatttaatcctaataatctgtaattattgaattataatttgatctgattatgagaggattaatcgggacacgaaataagaataCGTGTGATAATATAtgtgcgagagccgaaggtctcgcgcatatgcgcgaagagtaggcgcgcatatgcgcgagtaagacAGTAGCCCATGATGCAAGatagtagcatcggcgcacatgcgcgactttatgcgcgcacatgcgcgagcaatCCAGAacggttggcgcacatgcgcgacttggattcgcgcacatgcgcgacacaacccgagagttgtgaagaattacTCGCGCATTTGCGCCGAtcaggggcgcgcatatgcgcgagtggtcgAAGGCACGaggcagtaggtctcgcgcatatgcgcgacaacttgcgcgcatatgcgcgagtggtccAGTAGCTGGATAAGGCttccggcgcacatgcgcggacttggagcgcgcatatgcacgagtcaTGCAGAACGGAAAGATGCCACTTGCCCTGATGCATgcgcgagatatatatatatatatatatatatatatatatatatatatacacaattcATTATCCGGGAGCAAATGAAGAAATCGAGGAAACCTTTGGAGAATTGATTCTTGACGTTAGAACGCGAtttgtgcaaaatccgtccgtgcGATTTTGAATTCGAATACGGtatcgtgttcctatcaacgcaggctacaactggacgtaagttttgctacgttctgacatgttttgaaattatgatattgttagaattgaataggattcgtatatgatgttctggtcatgttagacatcatagaatcgaagtcagattgagaaacggactgatcatgtaattgttatgattttttggagtcgatttgactgagaattcatatcagatatgtatggttattgaga is drawn from Primulina eburnea isolate SZY01 chromosome 10, ASM2296580v1, whole genome shotgun sequence and contains these coding sequences:
- the LOC140804052 gene encoding uncharacterized protein, which produces MMMGSGNEQNLEKQVQRQMGCMAGFFQLFDRNRLSSTKRLLCSPAVGTVSDPEISLPESPAISTEFRMPSPEPAERVVAPEVVELPPKSPLLLPIFNLKEGNKSSWKFNKEAPRLSLDSRATTDAMGGLHPKKIRTSASILSTESRCYSIGSDTSDGCQNRSPSVIARLMGLEPLPNSSDFETEKKPELRRSASESRASRDLFHSRFITEQPSISLFDNAPMAAHYADPRDHLSKNAGKAELYKASNRANFNSPSTWKAQHRKSFFDSGDIFPEPKQPVSVYGEIEKRFKVRGIVEPSKDLETLKQILEALQLKGLLHSKNPNQVSHRIFIHDESPIVVMQPSRQSSSNSSPINKRNVSDYARRNGRSQARSIRCNHAVSGENHQSVSPRRDRSVRSATRAGESPSPATRNECKADPRRSNSIVKPKPLSVETQRKLKNSADNRRVSPINSPKLNIRRTRPDPTAKINEKITTVTTEEGESSSISGSSITTSTDTERWRTVEYKEGRNLLERCDKLLQSIAEMNGSDAQPSPVSVLDSSLYKDEPFTPSVLTARRNLDFKDESGELEEDIWSPIASSTRSKWQEETRDDWDFMYISDILRASDSLSDDPDIFLLLEKQQYLKGNDTSKASRLQRKLIFDATNEIIERNRRLPPWKTVSWTNYNATKPFLNYVWSEFQRLSNRNAAEDLFEVICGVLRKDLAGDELSGWGGDHPMEMSEAVLDIERLIFKDLVSGMIQDLASLASCRSSRRKLLF